The Microtus pennsylvanicus isolate mMicPen1 chromosome 5, mMicPen1.hap1, whole genome shotgun sequence DNA segment GTGCCTATGTGTTGGGGTGACATTCAGGGGCTGCCAaagagcccacctgaaagcttCCAGAGAAGGCCCTCCCCCACCCTGCTGTTGGCTgccctggcctccctgggcaggcCTGGCTCAGTCCTGAGGCTACAGGGCTGCACCCCTGCTCTACCTGTGCAGCCTGCTCTAGCCTCTCTCCCTAGAGAGTGTCTGCAGCAGAGGACCCGCAGCTCTTCAGGCTCCAGTGCTCAGAATAAGACAGGCCTAGGTAGTCCTAGCTTGTGGCTGAGACTTGTGGTATCCCTGCCCCGAGACCCATGGCTAACCTGGCTTACAGATCCACGCATCCTTCATGAAAAGAAGCTGCTGGGATCTTGAGCATGGGTGATGGCAGCATAGgatgtgtggatgtctgtgcccCACCGACTACCATAACCAGAGCCCCTTGGAGCCCAGCCTCGGTGGTCAATGTTCTCTGCAGTGGCTTTGCTTGCAGCTGTGCCCTTGCAGAGAATCTGAAGATTAAAACTGCCGTTCCCTACCCCTCCAGCCTTCCAAGGCTTGGCCTTGAAACTATTCCTCTATCTTCCCAACCCCTAATCTTTCCTGCAGGCCACGGCCAGTTTTTGTTTCCCGTGTTCTAGCCACAGTATTGTGAGTTTCAATGTTTACAGTCCTCCTTGTCAGGCAGGATCAAATACAGCTTAGGAACCATCTGGGTATTACTGGCAGCAGGGTCTGCTTTCAGCCTACAGGGTCCACACACTGACCTGCCCTCCTCCCAGGTACCAGTTTCTCCTCAGGGTCCAGTACCCGTCCTTGCTCCTATGGAAGCCCAGCCCTTGGATGTGAGCCAGGGAAGAGCTCCCTAGTGCTATTTCCTCCTACCTCAGGGAAGCCTCTAGGGCTCCAAACAGCAAGAGGTCAGCATTCCTGGGGTACTGGTGGGGTTTATAGGCATCAGGGCTCCCATAATTTGGGTACAGACCCAGTGGCCTGGTTGTCCTTTATGGTTCCTGATCACCGTGTGTCTCCCTTGCTAGATCAGAAGTGTCTCCTAGATGGCCCCATTCAGATGGGCTCCTGGGTGGAAAGGGTTGAGACTGGATCCAGCCACCGCCAGTGTTCATTATGGAGTCAGACTGAAAGATGTTTTCTCTTTCAATTCCCTTCCCTGTCTGCAGATGGCTGGGGAGCTCTGAGGGGGTCTTGCCTGCAAGCCACCTGGTACAGTGCCAAGTGCCACCTCCCACTTAGATCCTGAATCTGCTGCCTGGCAGCAGAGCAGCCTGAAGCAAGTTCTCTGCTGCTCTGGGTACCTGTGCATTCACTGCGCAGCCACACTGGGCCAGGGAGTGGGCTGAGCCTCTGCCAAGCTGCCCGTGATCCCTACTTGCAAACTTGAGGATCCCTTCCGAGGTGTGCTGACCCAAGTCATTGACGAAGGGTTGGGATTGACACTATTCTGCAGATAGTGTAGAGGTAGGTCTCTTCTGACTGAGTACCAGGTGAGGTAACCTCGGCTAAAGGGTAGCCTGCAAGCAGCCAAGGCTCACTGACTCAGGACTTCTAATCTGAGCTGTTGATTCTTAAACGTCACCACGCAACCCCTGAGCCCATCTGCTGGGGTGGTCAGCGTGGCATCCTCTGGGACTAAGACCACAGCCACTGCCTGTTACCAGACTAAAGGGCATCAGGTTCTGTCCTGGAATATACCGTCCAGGATGGAGGCTCAGCTGCTGATGGGTAGTCGTGAGATTATGTGGTAGGCGCAGAGGTTACAATAGcgctcctgcttcctccttgctCTCAAGGAACTGGAGGGTCCCAGGTGCTTTGTGCATCACAGCTGGTGTGCTGCGGTCCAGGCTGACATGCTGGTCTTGGGGCCTTTACCATAGAGATGTAGGCTGACTAGACAAGGAAGACATGGAGGTGGGATGGGCTTGGTCTGAGCTTGTAGGGGAGCTTAGGGCTTTGGGACAGTATTGGTGCTATTGTATGTATGTAGGGACAGGCAGGTTCAATTGGATGCTCTGGAGAAGGGTCCTCTGGTGTCCAGGCTGTGACTTATCCTGAAGATCTACTCACCTTAACTCCCAGAGCAGAGGTGGCCCCTAGAGTCCTTGGTACACTTAGCAGTCCTGAGCAGCCCACCCTGCAAGACCTTCCTGCTCAGAGCCCTGTCCAGTTCTAGTCCTATTGCTCCCTGGCTGTTTGCTGGGCTATGGAGAGACTGCATATACTTTCTAAACTAAGCAAGCCCTGGTGAACAGCCCAAGGTGGGGCCTTGGGTGTTTGGACTTGGGCCTTCCTGGGGCTTGCAGGCTCCTGGCAGCATAGCTCTGTAGAGAAGTTTCCGCAGGCTCCCGCCCAGCTTTGCACATCCGCATGCCTCTGCTCCAGGAGCCTGTTGACTCAACCCTCAGGCAGTGGCGGGATGGCCTCTGCCACCACAAGCTCAGGGAGGAAGGCCCCAGACAGACGGagtgggtgggggcggggggctgCCACTTGGGCGCCAGCAGCCCCATGAGTCCAGGGTCTGCCTGAGGATCTGGGAAGCAGGGTGGAGGCAGCTGCAAGCAGGGGCAGCCCAGGGTTCTGGCAAGCAGCCAGAACTGTATTCTTACTGTCCATGGGCTGGTCTTAGCCAGACTATTCTGGGTGATTGGCTGAGACATATACCCTTAGGTGAGTCCCCAGGGACATGATTTGGTCCCTGGTGTCTTGTTGAAGACTTTGGGTCTGGTCATATGCCCCTAGGACTGTGTGTCCTCATCTGAACACCATGCAAAACAGGAGAGCCTCAGTATTCCTGGGAGCTCTGTTCCCCGTCCCCATAGTTAGTACTGCTTTTGCTTTTGGATATGGCCCTGAGCTGCTTAACCCTGCTCAGTTTCCTGAAATCAGAGGTTCTTTGCTCTGCCTCAGAGTTCCCGAAGATGCTATGCTTCTAGGAGATACTGGTTCCTACACCGGGGAATCATTCCCTAATCTCCAGGCACCTCTCCTGCATATCTACCCTCTACCCAATGTTAGCCATCCCCAAAGCTGCACCCATTCAGCAGGCCCTCTTCATCTATGTGAGCCCTATCAGGCTCCTCTCACTGCCAGAGCCGTTGCACTTCTTGTAGGCCTCTGTCCTTGAGActgaccagcttgggctacagccTGGTCTTGCCAGGGTTGCCAAGCCTTGGGAGCCACAGGCTGTAGCACACCGCCCCCCATGGGCCCCAGGCCAGGTCACAGTTTGTCCGCTGGTTTTTCCCTGTGCCGTTTCCATCTCCATGTTTGGAGGTCATGGATCTCAACATCATAGCACTGGGCTGCTGGGACTCATTTGCAGGTCTCCTCTGTGAAGAGGGACAGTCACTGCTCGTCATTCTATGGAACTTCTAAAGGGTTAAGGGAGCTTAAGTCATAGCCACAGCCTCTGCTGCCTACAGGCTGGAAGCGCTAAAACTGAgccctggagctccctggcctCCCAGAGTTAAGCTGTTGGCCTCAACTACTTTCAGGACTCCTAGGGGAAGGTCATCCGCCAGCCTGCCTTGACCTAGGGTGAGCTGTTCAGCTGTTTACCCACCAGGCAGGCCTTGGGTGTGGCCGGAGCAGGGGCAGGGCAGCAGCTCTGGGAAGGAAGagtggctgcctgctgccagggcCCTGTCATTTCTGAGGAGAAGACCAGCCCCAGCCTGTGGTGGTGCTTGAGAGCCCTGGCCCAGGTCAGGCCCTGGGTTTGCAGCCAAGCACTGGGTGTCTTCAGTATGCAGTGTACCTAGAATTCTGGAGCTGTAGCAGGCAGACCCCCTGGACAGAGAGCCCTCTGCTACAGCACCTGTTAGGTGGTCAGCAcaggaggctggagggatggacagagaagaggaagggctGGAAGGAATCCCTGCTTCAAGTCCTAAATGACTGAAGAAGCAGGCAGGGAGGTGGCTTTGGATAGTAACCCTCCATCCCGGGTCTCTTCTCTGTCCTGCCTCCAAACCAGCCACTTGCCATTCCTTCCTGTTGTCCTATGGCTTCCTCTAGCCCCTAATCATGTCTGGGTAGGGTACCATGTTCCCCGGTTCCTGGGATGATCTTCTTGccctctgctcccttcctggGACCTGATGTGTGTTACTCTCACAGGAATGCTGGTGCTCCCCGGGGTGGATATTCCAGCTTCCCCTTTCTCCCAACATCCTCATTATGGCCCCGTGTTGTTTTCTGAGGGTGGAGCCCAGGGGTGACAGGTTGGCTGATGAGCCTTTCTAGGGCCCATGGAAGCTCAGGCCAATTGTGAGACTTTGGGAGGTTGTAGAGCCCAAAGGCCCTGCTCCAGTGCCTCTGGCCTCTAGGCAGCAGAAGCTGTGGCTGTGGCTCTGGATCTGGCCACATGTGGCTTCCACCCTGCACGTGTGTACTAGGCATCTGGGACCAGGGTGCTCCATAAGATACTCTTTGGGTTGGGCTTGCATGGGGTCCCCAACAAGCTGGGTTCCTAGGTCtctaaagggaagggaaagacaaCTAAGGCACATgaacaggggcctgggctctgtGACTCCTGGTCATAGGGTAGGTGGACGCCATCTCAGACCACGCCCAGGATGCAGATGTTCTTCTTAGGCTTCTAGAAGCATTGGAAACCTTCAAACCATATGTCATAGGACACGCAGGGCCTGGAGTACCTGTTTAATGTTAACCTACCGCTCTGGATCTAGATACAGAGAGCCTCCCAGGCCTAGAGTGTGTTAGGTGACAGGTGCTGGGTGTAGCTGGAATCCCCGCCATTCTCACCCCAATTTTGTCCCTTTCTACCAGGTCCGGCCTCTTTGGCCTATCTCCATCTACTCTGCTGCCTCTGGCTGACAACCCCTCTGTCATCAGCTGTCATGGCCAGGGGCCTGAGGAGAGACCTGGAGAAGTGACACAGCCGGGAACAgaacctctgcctcctcagcacaaAGACCAATCCCCTGAGAAGGATCAGCCTCCCAAGACAGCTGGGCCCGAGCTGCCCCCACCTCTCATACCCCCTCTGCCTGCTGGGAACCTGCCTCCCTTTCCACCCTACTTTGAGGgtgcccccttcccccacccactaTGGTTGAGAAACACCTACCAGCAGTGGGTGCCGCAGCCCCCACCCAGGACCATCAAACGGACCCGGCGGCGACTGTCCCGCAACCGGGATCCTGGCAGGCTCATTCTTAGCACGATCCGCCTGCGGCCACGCCAAGTGCTGTGTGAGAAATGCAAGAGTACTGTCAGTCCCCAGGAGGCCAGTCCTGGTCCCCTGACCACCTCCAGACCCCGCCGGAGGCTAGGCAGTGGCCCCGACAGTGAGCACCGGAAGCCAGAGGAACCGGAGGACAGTGACTCCATAACTGCCGCCCcgaggaggagcaagagagagaagcGGGAGGAGGATAGGGTTCCTGGAGAGCGTGTTCCACGGAGCCCAGTCATCAAGATCTCCTACAGCACACCACAGGGCAAGGGTGAGGTGGTTAAGATCCCATCCAGAGTGCATGGCTCTGTGGAGCCCTTCTGCCCTCAACAGTCCCTACAGAACGGCAGCCAGGACTTAGAGGTCGCGAGGGATGTGGAGCCCAGGGGTGGTGGTGATCGACCGCCCAGCGGGCATTCCATTCCCAAGCTGAAGCTGACTCGTCCAGTGCCTCCCATCTCAGACCTGCCGCCTCCCAAAATCCGCTTGAAGCCCCACCGGCTGAGAGATGGGGAGCATGAGCCTCTATACAGGGCTGAGCTGGTAGAGGAACTGAACGGATGCCCACGAGGCCCCCTGAGCAGCTCTTCTGCTCTCTTTGCTGATGGCTCTAACCATGGGCTGGAGGACTTGTCTTCTGGAAGTTCTGGTGAGGACGATGACCTCAAGAGGTTTCCTCAAAGTAAACACGGACGCAGTAGCTTGACTTTTCTCGTCGACTGCCCTGGGAGGAGAGCAGATTGTACCAGTGAATCTGTGTGCAGCACCGACAGCCTGGATGAATTGAAATCATCTGGTTCAGAAGTGACATCTCCAGACACAGGAGACCTGTCATCTGGTGACAGTGcctctgttccttcctcttcTGCTGACACTCGCCAGACAGTCCCTCCCCTCACGGTCAGGCTGCACACGCAGAGCGTCTCACAGTGTGTGACTGAAGATGGCAGGACGGTGGCTGTAGGGGACATTGTGTGGGGTAAGATTCATGGTTTTCCTTGGTGGCCAGCGCGTGTCCTTGACATCAGCCTTGGCCAGAAGGAGAATGGAGAGCCCTCTTGGCAAGAAGCGAAAGTCTCATGGTTTGGGTCTCCAACTACATCATTCTTGTCTATTTCAAAACTGTCccctttctctgaatttttcaaaCTGAGATTTAACCGTAAGAAGAAGGGGATGTATCGGA contains these protein-coding regions:
- the Pwwp2b gene encoding PWWP domain-containing protein 2B isoform X1; this encodes MEPRAGCRLPVRVEQVVNGALVVTVSCGERSFAGILLDCTKKSGLFGLSPSTLLPLADNPSVISCHGQGPEERPGEVTQPGTEPLPPQHKDQSPEKDQPPKTAGPELPPPLIPPLPAGNLPPFPPYFEGAPFPHPLWLRNTYQQWVPQPPPRTIKRTRRRLSRNRDPGRLILSTIRLRPRQVLCEKCKSTVSPQEASPGPLTTSRPRRRLGSGPDSEHRKPEEPEDSDSITAAPRRSKREKREEDRVPGERVPRSPVIKISYSTPQGKGEVVKIPSRVHGSVEPFCPQQSLQNGSQDLEVARDVEPRGGGDRPPSGHSIPKLKLTRPVPPISDLPPPKIRLKPHRLRDGEHEPLYRAELVEELNGCPRGPLSSSSALFADGSNHGLEDLSSGSSGEDDDLKRFPQSKHGRSSLTFLVDCPGRRADCTSESVCSTDSLDELKSSGSEVTSPDTGDLSSGDSASVPSSSADTRQTVPPLTVRLHTQSVSQCVTEDGRTVAVGDIVWGHRQ
- the Pwwp2b gene encoding PWWP domain-containing protein 2B isoform X2; this translates as MEPRAGCRLPVRVEQVVNGALVVTVSCGERSFAGILLDCTKKSGLFGLSPSTLLPLADNPSVISCHGQGPEERPGEVTQPGTEPLPPQHKDQSPEKDQPPKTAGPELPPPLIPPLPAGNLPPFPPYFEGAPFPHPLWLRNTYQQWVPQPPPRTIKRTRRRLSRNRDPGRLILSTIRLRPRQVLCEKCKSTVSPQEASPGPLTTSRPRRRLGSGPDSEHRKPEEPEDSDSITAAPRRSKREKREEDRVPGERVPRSPVIKISYSTPQGKGEVVKIPSRVHGSVEPFCPQQSLQNGSQDLEVARDVEPRGGGDRPPSGHSIPKLKLTRPVPPISDLPPPKIRLKPHRLRDGEHEPLYRAELVEELNGCPRGPLSSSSALFADGSNHGLEDLSSGSSGEDDDLKRFPQSKHGRSSLTFLVDCPGRRADCTSESVCSTDSLDELKSSGSEVTSPDTGDLSSGDSASVPSSSADTRQTVPPLTVRLHTQSVSQCVTEDGRTVAVGDIVWGKIHGFPWWPARVLDISLGQKENGEPSWQEAKVSWFGSPTTSFLSISKLSPFSEFFKLRFNRKKKGMYRKAITEAANATQHVAPEIRELLTQFEM